A stretch of Longibacter salinarum DNA encodes these proteins:
- a CDS encoding ATP-binding protein: MGMHSISQHYDDLNRAIDDVRGLLDEWLAEFGEDPMSTWAANTSSERPDGTSFRKHAKDTGPDSASSESSSSRPIPSESSNGTSLPDEDQGRPSVVRYVQVVLHEWLANLIQHADFGSESPTVEIRIYAHERYISCAVDDNSHGFDLQEQLVKQRQEARVLPERGMGLRIINACTDRCTYHSTDAGCHRFEFSIPVDHDPWLSMLF; this comes from the coding sequence ATGGGCATGCACTCAATCTCACAACATTACGACGACCTCAATCGCGCGATCGATGACGTGCGAGGTCTGCTCGACGAGTGGCTCGCTGAGTTCGGCGAGGACCCGATGTCCACGTGGGCAGCCAATACGTCGTCCGAACGACCGGATGGTACGTCGTTTCGCAAGCACGCGAAGGATACAGGGCCCGACTCTGCGTCGTCAGAGTCCTCCTCTTCCCGTCCTATTCCTTCAGAATCATCGAACGGCACGTCACTGCCAGACGAAGATCAAGGACGACCATCGGTTGTTCGGTATGTCCAGGTCGTTCTTCACGAGTGGCTCGCGAACCTGATTCAGCATGCCGACTTCGGATCCGAGTCCCCTACCGTTGAGATTCGCATCTACGCCCACGAGCGGTATATTTCTTGCGCTGTAGATGATAATTCGCATGGATTCGATTTGCAGGAACAGCTCGTTAAGCAGCGTCAGGAGGCCCGCGTTCTACCCGAGCGAGGCATGGGACTGCGCATCATTAACGCGTGTACTGATAGGTGCACGTATCACTCGACCGACGCCGGGTGCCACCGTTTCGAATTTTCCATTCCCGTCGATCACGACCCATGGCTGAGCATGCTATTCTGA
- a CDS encoding PP2C family protein-serine/threonine phosphatase translates to MAEHAILIVEDDSTVRELLKYRLNKKYDVATAANGEEALEQIERKTPHLIISDIMMPKMDGFALQSKLQDDKNTRVIPFIFLTARADEPTRRQGARTGVDDYITKPFDMEQLLTRIERLLERMQVFQTQLDAEIGRDFSNRLLPKSLPEVDGYEIFFHSEAREQGGGDLFDWTKADDGSYFITIGDVMGKGIRAKFYAFSFLSYVRATLHTLLQESTSPAGILARINEMLLTDEVLEETFASFLLFNWDPSTHTVTYANAGHCRPVIITPDGASVAEHSDLILGLEGNASFKDETIHLDPGTALMAYTDGLLEHPVNGHDVLGEAGILDIAAQTLDADKPIDALLNEALSRGNDDSFHDDVLVYWMQRNT, encoded by the coding sequence ATGGCTGAGCATGCTATTCTGATCGTTGAGGACGACAGCACCGTACGTGAGTTGCTGAAGTACCGCCTCAACAAAAAGTATGACGTGGCCACAGCAGCTAACGGTGAAGAAGCCCTCGAACAGATCGAACGGAAAACGCCGCACCTGATCATCTCGGATATTATGATGCCGAAGATGGACGGGTTTGCCCTGCAGTCCAAGCTGCAGGATGACAAAAACACGCGCGTTATCCCGTTCATTTTCCTTACTGCCCGGGCCGACGAACCAACGCGGCGGCAGGGCGCGCGCACGGGCGTAGACGATTACATTACGAAGCCGTTCGACATGGAGCAGCTGCTCACGCGTATCGAGCGGCTCCTGGAACGCATGCAGGTCTTCCAGACGCAGCTGGACGCAGAAATCGGACGCGACTTTTCCAATCGTCTATTGCCGAAAAGCCTACCGGAGGTGGACGGATATGAGATCTTCTTCCACTCGGAAGCCCGTGAGCAGGGTGGCGGCGACCTCTTTGACTGGACAAAGGCAGACGACGGAAGCTACTTCATCACAATCGGTGATGTGATGGGGAAAGGCATCCGGGCGAAGTTTTACGCCTTCAGCTTTCTGAGCTACGTTCGAGCGACCCTTCACACGTTGCTGCAAGAATCAACCTCGCCCGCCGGCATCCTGGCGCGAATCAATGAGATGTTGCTGACCGACGAGGTGCTTGAGGAGACGTTCGCCTCGTTCCTCCTCTTCAACTGGGATCCGTCGACACACACGGTCACGTACGCCAACGCGGGTCACTGTCGCCCTGTGATTATCACACCCGACGGAGCGTCTGTAGCCGAACACAGCGATCTGATTCTCGGTCTCGAGGGAAATGCGTCCTTCAAGGATGAAACGATCCATCTCGATCCCGGCACCGCGCTCATGGCCTATACCGACGGACTTCTAGAGCACCCCGTAAATGGACACGACGTGCTCGGCGAAGCAGGCATTCTCGACATCGCTGCACAAACGCTGGATGCAGACAAACCCATCGATGCCTTGCTGAATGAGGCGCTCTCCCGTGGAAACGACGATTCATTTCACGACGATGTGCTCGTGTACTGGATGCAACGCAACACATAG
- the menE gene encoding o-succinylbenzoate--CoA ligase — protein MTDRTVPHLHDPIARYAQTSPERPAVITGERTWTYRQLDGWITSIEHRLLGIGCAPETVIAIEAPKTVNTVALLWAVWRIGGIACPLNTRHPAERLLTQSRRVGADLLVAHSENVVTQALNESMRAVALDSLSAEPGETPALGEASEMRPTHLPLDARATGVFTSGSTGRPKIAVHTLGNHVYSARGSAENIPLGLGDTWLASLPLYHVGGLAILFRTALAGAAIAMPNPEASFSQAVIDFRPTHVSMVATQLRRLLDAPTESNVMGSVSAALIGGSAIPAEFLDRAVSYGWPVHTSYGSTEMSSQITTTPPAADRKTLATSGFLLPHRELEIREGAIYVRGRTLFAGYATNAGATGELDDARTTGGWFATGDLGYLDDNGRLCVTGRADRLIISGGENIQPEEIEKELERLEGVRRAAVVGVPDEEFGRRPVAFVRWDSGADRRDLVPELRGVLPGYKIPDAIHVMPDSAVAQRMKVDYEVLEAAARKLR, from the coding sequence GTGACCGACCGAACCGTGCCTCACCTCCATGATCCCATCGCTAGGTATGCCCAGACGTCACCGGAACGCCCCGCTGTGATTACCGGCGAACGGACGTGGACCTATCGGCAGCTTGATGGCTGGATCACGAGTATCGAACATCGCCTTCTCGGCATCGGGTGTGCACCGGAAACAGTCATCGCCATCGAAGCACCGAAGACGGTTAACACCGTTGCGCTACTCTGGGCCGTTTGGCGCATTGGCGGCATTGCGTGTCCGCTGAATACGCGGCATCCGGCTGAACGGCTTCTCACTCAGTCTAGACGTGTAGGAGCTGATCTACTGGTGGCGCACAGTGAGAACGTGGTAACACAAGCATTGAACGAGAGCATGCGCGCCGTCGCTCTGGATTCTCTCAGTGCGGAGCCGGGGGAGACCCCGGCGCTCGGGGAGGCCTCCGAGATGCGTCCGACGCACCTTCCGCTGGATGCGCGCGCTACAGGCGTATTTACCTCGGGAAGTACCGGTCGACCCAAGATTGCTGTTCACACGCTCGGGAATCACGTTTATAGTGCACGAGGTTCGGCAGAGAACATACCGCTTGGTCTAGGTGACACATGGCTGGCGTCACTCCCGCTGTACCACGTCGGGGGACTCGCGATTCTGTTTCGGACGGCCCTTGCCGGCGCGGCCATTGCGATGCCAAACCCGGAAGCGTCTTTTTCCCAGGCAGTAATCGATTTTCGCCCTACACACGTATCGATGGTAGCGACCCAGCTTCGTCGTCTCCTGGATGCTCCGACAGAAAGTAATGTGATGGGTTCGGTCTCGGCTGCCCTTATCGGTGGAAGTGCTATCCCGGCTGAATTCCTTGATCGTGCCGTGTCCTATGGATGGCCGGTCCACACGAGTTACGGGAGCACGGAGATGAGTTCGCAGATCACGACCACGCCTCCTGCTGCGGATCGGAAGACGTTGGCAACGTCGGGCTTTCTTCTCCCACATCGAGAGCTAGAAATTCGGGAGGGAGCGATATACGTTCGCGGTCGGACGCTCTTTGCGGGGTATGCAACTAATGCCGGGGCCACGGGGGAGCTTGACGACGCACGCACGACGGGTGGCTGGTTTGCAACGGGGGATCTCGGGTACCTTGATGACAACGGGCGTTTATGTGTTACCGGTCGAGCCGATCGACTCATCATTTCCGGAGGAGAAAACATTCAACCGGAGGAAATCGAAAAGGAGCTCGAACGGTTGGAGGGCGTTCGTCGAGCTGCGGTCGTTGGGGTACCGGACGAGGAATTTGGTCGTCGTCCCGTTGCGTTCGTTCGGTGGGACTCAGGCGCTGATCGCAGGGACCTTGTACCTGAGTTACGCGGGGTTCTCCCCGGATACAAAATACCGGATGCCATTCACGTCATGCCCGATTCTGCTGTAGCACAGCGCATGAAAGTCGACTACGAGGTTCTGGAAGCGGCGGCACGTAAGTTGCGGTAA
- a CDS encoding fasciclin domain-containing protein: protein MSHHSRRWGSVFAALILTLLLGACDTSDVSSIPNESVRSLMRSLQEMSTFSAIVEADSSLANRLDEDGSFTVLLPRDAAFEGIQRDTVVGDIGIRDLVSQHHIIEGMALYAGDITDGLTVTTMDGASIAFSTSDGLTVDGARIVTSDITASNGVIHVLDEAMLGRLNAMQRVVIQEDLLVLENAVDLAGPEIVGPLQGSGGSITLFAPTNDAFVANVDSSDDGSISEDELGLLDLNRVLATHIVSGTYPTSQIPTSPTELQTLSGDAIEAVRDPDTGEVTITLSDGTIASIERADITVQNGVVHTVDSLLVPRSR from the coding sequence ATGAGTCATCACTCCCGACGCTGGGGATCTGTTTTCGCGGCCCTTATCCTGACTCTATTACTTGGGGCATGCGACACGTCGGATGTCTCCTCCATTCCGAACGAGTCGGTCCGATCGCTGATGCGTTCGCTGCAGGAAATGTCGACCTTCTCTGCGATCGTCGAAGCGGATTCCAGTCTCGCAAATCGGCTGGACGAAGACGGCTCATTCACGGTTCTCCTCCCCCGCGATGCGGCATTTGAGGGAATACAACGGGATACGGTCGTCGGCGATATTGGCATCCGTGACCTGGTCTCTCAACATCACATCATCGAAGGAATGGCGCTTTATGCCGGTGACATCACGGATGGACTCACGGTCACAACGATGGACGGTGCATCGATCGCGTTTTCCACGTCCGACGGACTCACCGTAGACGGTGCTCGCATCGTGACATCAGATATCACCGCGTCGAACGGGGTCATCCACGTCCTTGACGAAGCCATGCTCGGCCGCCTGAACGCGATGCAACGCGTCGTTATCCAAGAGGACCTGCTCGTTCTCGAAAACGCGGTGGACCTCGCAGGTCCTGAGATCGTGGGCCCGCTTCAAGGCTCTGGTGGATCAATCACGCTCTTTGCACCAACGAATGATGCGTTCGTCGCTAACGTTGACAGCAGTGACGATGGATCAATCAGTGAAGATGAACTGGGACTTCTCGACCTGAATCGCGTTCTCGCCACCCATATTGTCTCCGGGACCTATCCAACGTCACAGATCCCTACCTCGCCCACCGAGCTTCAGACCCTCTCTGGCGACGCGATCGAAGCCGTGCGCGATCCTGACACGGGTGAAGTCACGATCACGCTCTCGGACGGGACGATAGCCTCCATAGAACGCGCCGATATCACCGTTCAAAACGGAGTCGTTCATACGGTCGATAGCCTCCTCGTCCCTCGCTCCCGTTGA
- a CDS encoding GNAT family N-acetyltransferase: protein MSTPVTARDAAPLERGRVRFTPLQMENIYTHFRWNNDPELNRLDSEIPYEKETFGQFKKRFEKMCENPSASHRDFEIHANGTLIGIAYVARISEHNKHGLIGITIGDREYWGEGYGRESMALLLEFCFQHLGLHRVSAETFEYNTAWRDLVQGMGFQREGVARDYLYREGEYYDKVSFAMLEGEHSEMEYANALEEAA, encoded by the coding sequence ATGAGCACACCTGTAACAGCCCGTGACGCCGCCCCCCTCGAACGCGGCCGGGTTCGCTTTACGCCTCTCCAGATGGAGAACATTTACACGCACTTCCGCTGGAATAATGATCCAGAGCTCAATCGTCTCGATAGTGAGATCCCGTACGAGAAGGAGACGTTCGGGCAGTTCAAGAAGCGGTTCGAAAAGATGTGTGAGAACCCTTCCGCCTCGCATCGAGACTTTGAGATCCATGCGAACGGCACGTTAATCGGTATCGCGTATGTCGCTCGAATTAGCGAGCATAACAAGCACGGTTTGATCGGCATCACGATCGGTGACCGCGAATACTGGGGCGAGGGATATGGACGCGAGTCGATGGCCTTGCTCCTCGAATTCTGCTTTCAGCACCTCGGACTCCATCGTGTGAGTGCGGAGACGTTCGAGTACAACACTGCCTGGCGCGACCTCGTACAGGGAATGGGTTTTCAACGGGAGGGAGTTGCCCGTGATTACCTATACCGCGAGGGGGAGTACTACGACAAGGTGAGTTTTGCAATGCTCGAAGGAGAGCACAGCGAAATGGAATACGCCAATGCCCTCGAAGAAGCGGCCTGA